A genomic region of Dactylococcopsis salina PCC 8305 contains the following coding sequences:
- the sat gene encoding sulfate adenylyltransferase, producing the protein MSNIANTEQDAIAPHGGQLINCIANEAEKQEFLAQAESLPRVQLDQRAVSDLEMIAIGGFSPLRGFMEQGDYERVVTEMHLENGLPWSIPVTLSVSEEEAEPLQEGNWVRLDDPQGRFIGVLELTQKYRYNKAHEAVNVYRTDEEKHPGVAVIYQKGAINLAGPVWLLERDPHPLFPNYQIDPIQSRALFREKGWKTIVGFQTRNPIHRAHEYIQKCALEVVDGLFLHPLVGATKSDDIPADVRMRCYEIILENYYPKERVSLAIYPAAMRYAGPREAIFHALVRKNYGCTHFIVGRDHAGVGDYYGTYDAQEIFNEFDPEALGITPMRFEHAFYCKRTKQMATSKTSPSTPEERLHLSGTKVRAMLREGKCPPEEFSRPEVAQELVKAMQAT; encoded by the coding sequence ATGAGCAACATTGCCAATACCGAACAAGATGCGATCGCCCCTCACGGCGGACAACTCATTAACTGCATCGCCAACGAAGCCGAAAAACAAGAATTTTTAGCCCAAGCAGAAAGTTTACCGCGAGTACAACTGGATCAAAGAGCCGTCTCTGATCTCGAAATGATTGCCATCGGTGGATTTAGTCCCCTGCGTGGCTTCATGGAACAAGGAGATTACGAACGAGTTGTCACCGAAATGCACCTCGAAAACGGACTACCTTGGTCAATTCCCGTCACCCTTTCCGTCAGCGAAGAAGAAGCCGAACCTCTCCAAGAAGGAAATTGGGTGCGTCTCGATGATCCTCAAGGCAGATTTATCGGTGTTTTAGAATTAACCCAAAAATACCGCTACAACAAAGCACACGAAGCCGTTAACGTTTATCGTACCGATGAAGAAAAACATCCAGGGGTTGCTGTCATCTATCAGAAAGGAGCAATCAACCTCGCCGGACCCGTCTGGCTATTAGAACGTGATCCGCATCCCCTCTTCCCCAACTATCAAATTGATCCCATTCAATCACGAGCCTTATTCCGCGAAAAAGGCTGGAAAACCATCGTCGGTTTCCAAACCCGTAATCCCATCCATCGCGCCCATGAATACATCCAGAAATGCGCCTTAGAGGTGGTTGATGGACTCTTTTTGCATCCTCTGGTAGGCGCAACCAAAAGCGATGACATTCCTGCTGATGTGCGGATGCGCTGCTACGAAATCATCCTAGAAAACTATTATCCCAAAGAACGAGTCAGTCTCGCCATTTATCCTGCTGCCATGCGTTACGCTGGTCCCAGAGAGGCGATTTTTCATGCTTTAGTGCGAAAAAACTACGGCTGTACTCATTTTATTGTGGGACGTGATCATGCTGGTGTTGGCGACTACTATGGCACTTATGACGCACAAGAAATTTTTAATGAATTTGATCCAGAAGCGTTAGGCATTACTCCCATGCGTTTTGAACACGCTTTTTATTGCAAACGCACCAAACAAATGGCAACCAGTAAAACTAGCCCTAGCACCCCAGAAGAAAGACTTCATCTCTCTGGAACAAAAGTACGGGCAATGTTACGAGAAGGAAAATGTCCCCCAGAAGAATTTTCTCGTCCAGAGGTCGCACAGGAATTAGTGAAAGCGATGCAAGCCACCTAA
- the menA gene encoding 2-carboxy-1,4-naphthoquinone phytyltransferase produces the protein MRLTRFQNKFVKKINISLWLAAIKPPIYTVAIIPITMGTIIAYRESGQLNWMIFSLFLLSGILIIAWLNLSNDVFDSETGIDVNKTTSVVNITGNKSLVFWVSNFCLAGAILALSAIGWLQQDWGVIGLVLLACFLGYTYQGPPFRLGYQGLGEIICFLCFGPIALSAAYYSQTQGFSWFLLVTSTIIGISTSLILFCSHFHQVEDDLAAGKRSPIVRLGTKTGANVLAGFTASIFILTIFWTILGYFPLSSLLIFLSLPSAYQLVRHVQTYHNQPQKVSNSKFIAVQFYCWSSCFLGLGLLIII, from the coding sequence ATGCGTTTGACCCGTTTCCAAAATAAATTTGTAAAAAAAATTAATATCTCTCTTTGGTTAGCTGCCATTAAACCGCCCATTTATACGGTTGCGATTATTCCAATTACTATGGGGACAATTATCGCTTATCGTGAATCTGGACAACTGAATTGGATGATTTTTTCCTTGTTCTTATTGTCTGGAATTTTGATTATTGCATGGCTCAATTTAAGTAATGATGTCTTTGATTCAGAGACGGGAATTGATGTGAATAAAACGACTTCAGTGGTCAACATTACGGGGAATAAATCTCTCGTTTTTTGGGTGAGTAATTTTTGTTTGGCAGGTGCAATTTTGGCTTTAAGTGCGATCGGGTGGTTACAACAAGATTGGGGGGTCATCGGTTTGGTTTTACTTGCTTGTTTTCTTGGCTACACTTATCAAGGTCCCCCGTTTCGTCTCGGTTATCAAGGGCTAGGAGAAATCATCTGTTTCTTATGTTTTGGTCCGATCGCGCTTAGTGCTGCTTATTACTCACAAACTCAAGGATTTAGTTGGTTTCTTCTCGTCACTTCTACCATTATTGGCATCAGTACCTCGCTGATTTTATTTTGTTCTCATTTCCATCAAGTGGAAGACGATTTAGCTGCAGGAAAACGCTCCCCGATCGTGCGACTAGGAACAAAAACAGGAGCAAATGTTCTCGCCGGCTTCACAGCAAGCATTTTTATTTTAACTATATTTTGGACAATTCTCGGTTATTTTCCCTTATCTAGTCTCCTTATTTTTCTCTCTCTCCCGTCTGCTTATCAATTAGTTCGTCATGTGCAAACTTATCACAATCAACCTCAAAAAGTGAGCAATTCTAAATTTATTGCTGTGCAATTTTATTGTTGGAGTAGTTGTTTCTTGGGTTTAGGTTTATTGATTATTATTTAA
- a CDS encoding phytoene desaturase family protein yields the protein MALDVIIIGSGIGGLTAGSLLARYGYKVLICESHNIPGGAAHSFTRQGFTFDSGPSFYAGISADNSSLNPLQQVLTVLGESLKTIPYDPLGEFHFPEGTFFAFQDNDRYCQEIEKITPQGAKEYRAFVTEMLGIYNCLKDIPTIELRSDWKILQVLFPKYGWNLLKSLPKLPLMSASVGKIREQTVTDAWVKRLIDLECFLLSGLKANGTIAPEIAFMLGERSRVGVEYPVGGSGAIVEALLRGLRRWGGELKLNAHVEQILVESGTAQGVKLRNGEILKAPIVISNATIWDTYSQLLQPEDLPPNYRQTSLATPTVESFMHLHLGIRAAGLEKLNGHHVVVHDQKKDISTPGNTCMISIPTVWDANLAPSGQHLIHAYTLEPYQGWQRNENYPQKKQAKAAPLYQALEKIIPDLRDRITLELIGSPLTHSRYLRRYQGTYGPAISAENGLFPSYKTPISGLYRVGDSTLPGIGVPAVAASGILCANSLVDPEQTQQMIAP from the coding sequence ATGGCTCTAGATGTGATTATAATTGGGAGTGGCATCGGAGGATTAACAGCAGGAAGTTTGTTGGCTCGTTATGGCTACAAAGTCTTAATTTGTGAAAGTCATAATATTCCTGGCGGCGCAGCTCACAGTTTCACTCGTCAAGGCTTTACCTTCGATTCAGGACCCTCCTTTTATGCTGGGATTAGCGCTGACAATAGCAGTTTAAATCCCTTACAGCAAGTTTTAACCGTGTTAGGGGAAAGTTTGAAAACGATTCCTTATGATCCCCTCGGTGAGTTTCATTTTCCCGAAGGAACATTTTTCGCCTTTCAAGATAACGATCGTTACTGTCAAGAAATAGAGAAAATTACTCCTCAAGGGGCTAAGGAATACCGCGCTTTTGTTACCGAAATGTTGGGAATCTATAATTGCTTAAAAGATATCCCAACCATTGAACTACGATCGGATTGGAAGATTCTACAAGTATTATTCCCTAAATATGGATGGAATCTATTAAAATCGCTTCCGAAATTACCTCTGATGAGTGCTTCGGTGGGGAAAATTCGAGAACAAACTGTCACCGATGCTTGGGTGAAACGCTTAATTGATTTAGAATGTTTCCTACTTTCGGGTTTGAAAGCAAACGGTACGATCGCGCCAGAAATTGCCTTTATGCTCGGAGAACGATCGAGAGTAGGGGTAGAATATCCAGTGGGAGGAAGTGGCGCTATTGTTGAAGCACTCCTTCGCGGTTTGCGGCGTTGGGGAGGGGAATTAAAACTCAACGCTCATGTGGAACAGATTTTAGTAGAATCAGGAACAGCGCAAGGGGTGAAACTCCGCAACGGTGAGATATTGAAAGCACCAATTGTCATCTCTAACGCCACCATTTGGGATACTTACAGCCAACTGTTACAGCCAGAAGATTTACCGCCAAACTACCGTCAAACCAGTTTAGCCACACCGACGGTAGAAAGTTTTATGCACCTTCATTTAGGGATTCGCGCCGCAGGGTTAGAAAAATTAAATGGTCATCATGTGGTAGTACATGATCAAAAAAAAGACATTAGCACCCCAGGAAACACCTGTATGATTTCCATTCCTACCGTTTGGGATGCCAACTTAGCACCATCAGGACAACATCTGATTCATGCCTACACTTTAGAACCTTATCAGGGATGGCAACGAAATGAAAACTATCCTCAGAAAAAACAAGCAAAAGCCGCGCCACTGTATCAGGCTTTAGAGAAAATTATCCCCGATCTGCGCGATCGCATCACCCTCGAATTGATTGGCTCTCCCCTCACTCATAGCCGCTATTTAAGACGCTATCAAGGCACTTACGGCCCCGCCATCTCAGCCGAAAACGGGCTGTTTCCCAGCTATAAAACCCCGATTTCTGGGCTTTATCGAGTGGGAGATAGTACCCTCCCCGGAATTGGTGTTCCTGCTGTAGCCGCTTCTGGGATTTTGTGCGCTAACAGTTTGGTTGATCCAGAACAAACTCAACAGATGATCGCCCCCTAA
- a CDS encoding isochorismate synthase produces MSVTPCDARPLADDQNLHDFLQTCQEKCQASNQRLIVSITQAIFAVEPLTILQQFTTDQERVFYWENQQQNSAISAWGSCIEKKIISADRFQQTEDFINEYRDSILETGDTSLPEVGAKFLTNLTFFEAASLSSLLPSVTIFIPKWQITRSHQSCFLTYNCFLSPTVNIIEIKETIKKQMQKIETFSQSSIRFYFPQISSFTNQLEKAALNKRHPFEKAVKLALEDIQQQKLTKIVLSHHLDVVASLPFDPFLSLNYLRQKYPDCYIFLVGDGQGNNFIGATPERLFSLRKQTLISDALAGSAARGKNSIEDEKLAQTLLSSEKERREHNAVSSYIIQQLKQLGLTPEASRRQLLKLNNIQHLWTVIKAEVPTEINPIEIVAKLHPTPAVAGVPTAIACEKIREYETFDRAFYAAPIGWLDGKGNAEFMVGIRSAMIQKNQARLYAGAGIVAGSNPKKELAEIQLKLQAMLKALRS; encoded by the coding sequence ATGTCAGTGACTCCTTGCGACGCTAGACCCTTAGCCGATGATCAAAATTTGCACGATTTTTTACAAACTTGCCAAGAAAAATGTCAGGCTAGTAATCAGCGATTAATTGTTAGTATTACTCAGGCAATTTTCGCAGTGGAACCGCTAACGATTCTACAGCAATTTACCACTGATCAAGAAAGAGTATTTTATTGGGAAAACCAACAACAAAATAGTGCGATTAGTGCTTGGGGAAGCTGTATCGAAAAGAAAATTATTAGCGCCGATCGGTTTCAACAAACCGAAGATTTTATCAACGAATATCGAGACTCAATTTTAGAAACTGGAGACACAAGTTTACCAGAAGTCGGCGCGAAGTTTTTAACCAATTTAACGTTTTTTGAGGCCGCTTCCTTATCATCTTTGTTGCCATCGGTAACGATCTTTATTCCGAAATGGCAAATTACTCGTTCTCATCAATCTTGTTTCCTGACTTATAATTGTTTTCTGTCTCCTACTGTCAACATTATAGAGATTAAAGAAACCATCAAAAAACAAATGCAAAAGATAGAAACCTTTTCTCAATCTAGCATTCGTTTTTATTTTCCTCAAATTTCTTCCTTCACGAATCAGTTAGAAAAAGCCGCCTTAAATAAGCGTCATCCCTTTGAGAAAGCCGTAAAATTAGCACTGGAAGATATTCAGCAACAAAAACTAACGAAAATCGTTTTGTCTCATCATCTTGATGTGGTGGCTTCCCTCCCTTTTGATCCATTTTTATCTTTGAATTATTTACGACAAAAATATCCCGATTGCTATATCTTTTTAGTGGGAGATGGTCAAGGAAATAACTTTATTGGTGCGACCCCAGAACGTTTATTTAGTTTGAGAAAACAAACCTTAATCAGTGATGCTTTAGCTGGATCAGCCGCGCGAGGAAAAAACTCGATCGAGGACGAAAAATTAGCTCAAACGCTTCTCAGTAGTGAGAAAGAAAGACGAGAACACAACGCCGTAAGTTCTTATATTATTCAACAATTAAAACAACTAGGATTAACACCAGAAGCATCACGGCGCCAACTTTTAAAGCTGAACAATATTCAACATCTTTGGACAGTGATTAAAGCAGAAGTTCCCACCGAGATTAATCCGATCGAAATTGTTGCGAAACTCCATCCCACTCCTGCTGTAGCTGGTGTACCCACTGCAATCGCTTGTGAAAAAATCCGTGAATATGAAACCTTCGATCGAGCATTTTATGCCGCTCCCATTGGCTGGTTAGATGGGAAAGGGAACGCTGAATTTATGGTGGGAATCCGATCGGCAATGATTCAAAAAAATCAAGCGCGTTTATATGCTGGCGCTGGAATTGTTGCTGGATCTAACCCAAAAAAAGAACTAGCAGAAATTCAATTGAAACTACAAGCAATGTTAAAAGCACTACGATCATGA
- a CDS encoding Mrp/NBP35 family ATP-binding protein codes for MTDTNTILEALRPVQDPELQKSLVELNMIRNISLENGDLSFTLVLTTPACPLKEMIVDDCKKAVQDLPGVETVEIEVSSETPQQKSVPDRESVPGVKNIIAVSSGKGGVGKSSVAVNLAVSLAQSGAKVGLLDADIYGPNAPSMLGLAEAKVRVQESPKGEVLEPAFNHGVKLVSMGFLIDTDQPVVWRGPMLNGIIRQFLYQVNWGELDYMVVDLPPGTGDAQLTLAQAVPMSGAVIVTTPQDVSLMDARRGLKMFEQLGVTVLGMVENMSYFIPPDLPDRRYDLFGSGGGEKAAKELNVPLLGCIPLEISLREGGDCGIPIVVSHPNSASASALSAIAQQVAAKASVAALT; via the coding sequence ATGACAGACACCAATACAATTTTAGAAGCACTGCGTCCCGTCCAAGACCCAGAATTACAAAAAAGTTTAGTAGAACTGAACATGATTCGGAACATCTCCTTAGAAAATGGAGATTTGAGCTTTACTCTGGTTTTAACCACTCCCGCTTGTCCTCTCAAAGAAATGATTGTGGATGATTGTAAAAAAGCAGTTCAAGATTTGCCAGGAGTGGAAACCGTAGAGATAGAAGTTTCTTCCGAAACCCCTCAACAAAAATCGGTTCCCGATCGAGAATCAGTGCCAGGGGTAAAAAACATCATTGCAGTTTCCAGTGGGAAAGGCGGTGTCGGAAAAAGCTCCGTTGCGGTTAATTTAGCCGTTTCTCTGGCTCAAAGTGGTGCGAAAGTGGGATTGTTAGACGCCGATATTTATGGTCCCAATGCGCCGAGTATGCTCGGATTGGCAGAAGCGAAAGTCCGAGTACAAGAATCCCCAAAAGGAGAAGTTCTCGAACCCGCATTTAATCACGGCGTAAAATTGGTATCAATGGGCTTTTTGATTGATACTGATCAGCCCGTTGTGTGGCGTGGCCCCATGCTCAATGGCATTATCCGTCAGTTTCTCTATCAGGTAAATTGGGGAGAGTTAGATTACATGGTGGTGGATTTACCCCCAGGTACGGGTGACGCACAGTTAACCCTCGCGCAAGCGGTTCCCATGTCGGGAGCGGTTATTGTTACCACCCCCCAAGATGTCTCCCTCATGGATGCTCGTCGCGGCTTGAAAATGTTTGAACAGTTGGGGGTAACAGTTTTGGGAATGGTAGAGAACATGAGTTATTTTATTCCTCCCGATTTGCCCGATCGTCGCTATGATTTATTTGGCTCTGGTGGCGGAGAAAAAGCAGCAAAAGAGTTAAATGTTCCCCTATTGGGTTGCATTCCTTTGGAGATTTCTTTACGGGAAGGAGGAGACTGCGGTATCCCGATCGTTGTGTCTCATCCGAATTCTGCTTCCGCTTCTGCTCTCAGCGCGATCGCGCAACAAGTGGCAGCCAAAGCTTCAGTGGCAGCTCTCACTTAG
- a CDS encoding tetratricopeptide repeat protein — MRILISLFCLVFLLSFPTAAWGQNNDYSQITEEQLQKGDQIAEKAFEALKEGDFAQSEVYWGELIELFPRNPAVWSNRGNVRLSQSKIEKAINDYNHAIALAPNQPDPYLNRGIAYEIVQDWESAIEDYNQVLVLNPDDAMAYNNRGNAKAGKGDYRGAITDYEKASSLNPDFAIARSNAALSHYQVGDEQEALDETRKLVRKYPNFPDVRAALTAMLWAERQEGEAESNWVAVMGSDARYRDVEWLEKVRRWPPRMVEAIDNFLSLNN; from the coding sequence ATGCGTATTCTAATTAGTCTATTTTGCTTAGTTTTTCTCTTAAGTTTCCCCACCGCAGCTTGGGGACAAAATAATGATTATTCCCAGATTACTGAGGAACAGTTACAAAAGGGAGATCAAATTGCCGAAAAAGCCTTTGAAGCGCTCAAAGAGGGAGATTTCGCACAGTCAGAAGTGTATTGGGGAGAATTGATCGAGTTATTTCCTCGTAATCCCGCAGTTTGGAGTAATCGCGGTAATGTTCGCTTAAGTCAGAGCAAAATTGAAAAGGCGATTAATGATTATAATCATGCCATTGCTCTTGCTCCCAATCAACCTGATCCCTATTTAAATCGTGGTATTGCTTACGAAATTGTACAAGACTGGGAGAGCGCGATCGAAGATTATAATCAAGTTTTAGTGCTTAATCCTGATGATGCTATGGCATACAATAATCGCGGTAATGCCAAAGCAGGAAAGGGAGACTACAGGGGAGCAATTACCGATTATGAAAAAGCCTCCTCTCTTAATCCCGATTTTGCGATCGCGCGGTCAAATGCGGCTTTAAGCCATTACCAAGTGGGGGATGAACAAGAAGCACTCGACGAAACCCGAAAGCTAGTGCGGAAATATCCCAATTTTCCTGATGTTCGTGCAGCACTCACGGCGATGTTGTGGGCTGAACGCCAAGAAGGAGAGGCGGAAAGTAACTGGGTAGCTGTGATGGGAAGTGATGCTCGTTATCGGGATGTGGAATGGCTGGAAAAAGTCCGCCGTTGGCCCCCGCGTATGGTGGAGGCGATCGATAATTTTCTCTCTTTAAATAATTAG
- a CDS encoding S1C family serine protease: MKPQLISTWIVSITIALTGSLATALYSPVEAQPTVSNRNQETLSESLPFKISDAVVTLQGAGGKGTGSIIEASGIVLTSEHIISDAQGGQVSILTDDGVQYPGKVIAVDRDHDLALIQILSRQTFSTLPLADGDEINTKERVYALADPFLSLENLTSGTLKKVTRATSLYSTILLSPGDSGGPLLNGEGEIIGVNRAIIRFQNAEGNSTWGLSTHINSVHNFLENARSSRLSSASENGNQTQKLGITVAPNTLEIIEIEPDSLADEWGLKIGDELVGFNHRPIEELGTLQDFLDKNPSEVLLFLRRNNYLVRLRMRL; this comes from the coding sequence ATGAAACCACAATTAATTTCAACTTGGATTGTCTCAATTACGATCGCGCTAACAGGAAGTTTAGCCACTGCTTTATATTCCCCTGTTGAAGCTCAACCCACCGTTTCTAATCGTAACCAAGAAACTCTCTCTGAGTCACTCCCTTTTAAGATTAGTGACGCAGTTGTTACTTTACAAGGAGCAGGGGGAAAAGGAACAGGAAGTATTATCGAAGCCAGTGGGATTGTTCTCACCAGTGAACATATTATCAGCGATGCTCAGGGAGGACAAGTCAGCATTTTAACGGATGATGGGGTTCAATATCCAGGGAAAGTGATTGCGGTCGATCGCGATCATGATTTAGCCCTGATTCAAATTCTCAGCCGTCAAACCTTTTCTACGTTACCCCTCGCGGATGGAGATGAAATTAACACCAAGGAAAGGGTGTATGCGTTAGCTGATCCGTTTTTGTCTTTAGAAAATCTTACCAGTGGGACACTGAAAAAAGTCACCAGAGCGACCAGTCTTTACAGTACAATTTTACTCAGTCCTGGGGATTCTGGGGGGCCTTTACTGAATGGGGAAGGAGAAATTATTGGCGTAAATCGTGCGATTATTCGCTTTCAAAATGCCGAGGGGAATAGCACTTGGGGCTTATCAACCCATATTAATTCGGTTCATAATTTTTTAGAAAACGCTCGATCGAGTCGCCTTTCTTCTGCTTCTGAAAATGGGAATCAGACTCAGAAATTAGGGATTACTGTTGCGCCAAATACGTTAGAAATTATTGAAATCGAACCAGATTCTTTAGCGGATGAATGGGGATTAAAAATAGGAGATGAATTAGTTGGCTTTAATCATCGTCCGATCGAAGAATTAGGAACATTACAAGATTTTTTAGACAAAAATCCCTCAGAAGTTTTGCTATTCTTAAGAAGAAATAATTACTTAGTTCGCTTGCGAATGAGACTATAA
- a CDS encoding cysteine hydrolase family protein — protein sequence MSNFSELPIPSFFNPEKAREVWQIPYSDRATQGENWAKQYQISPADADQTRIGLLLIDVQNTFCLPGFELYVGGQSQQGAIEDNIRLCEFIYRHLHCFTEIIATMDTHFAIQIFHPIFWVDDQGEHPTPGTTIISHQDIEKGVWKVNPAIVPNFPSWDYSSLQTYALHYARHLDQTGKYPLIIWPYHGMLGSIGHALVSSVEEALFFYSAARKRQPQYEIKGNNPLTENYSVLRPEVTEDQNGRTIAQENRSLIEQLLSFDRLLIAGQAKSHCVAWTIDDLLIEIQKKDPKLARKIYLLEDCTSPVVIPNGADFTTQADEAFARFQDAGMHLIRSTETIDF from the coding sequence ATGAGTAATTTTTCTGAACTCCCCATTCCCAGTTTTTTTAATCCCGAAAAGGCGCGAGAGGTTTGGCAAATTCCCTATTCCGATCGAGCGACTCAAGGAGAAAATTGGGCGAAACAATATCAGATTTCTCCTGCTGATGCTGATCAAACTCGCATCGGACTTTTGTTAATTGATGTGCAAAATACGTTCTGTTTACCAGGGTTTGAATTGTATGTGGGAGGACAATCTCAACAGGGGGCGATCGAGGATAATATTCGTTTATGTGAGTTCATCTATCGTCATCTCCATTGCTTTACAGAAATCATCGCTACAATGGACACTCATTTTGCTATCCAAATTTTTCATCCGATTTTTTGGGTAGATGATCAGGGAGAACATCCCACTCCAGGAACAACAATTATTTCTCATCAAGACATTGAAAAAGGCGTTTGGAAAGTTAATCCTGCGATCGTTCCTAATTTTCCGAGTTGGGATTATTCGAGTTTACAAACCTACGCTTTACATTATGCTCGTCATTTAGATCAGACGGGAAAATATCCTCTGATTATTTGGCCCTATCACGGTATGCTCGGAAGTATTGGTCATGCTTTGGTTTCTTCTGTGGAAGAAGCATTATTTTTCTATAGTGCGGCTCGTAAACGTCAACCGCAATATGAAATTAAAGGGAACAATCCTTTAACTGAAAACTATTCGGTGTTGCGTCCAGAAGTTACGGAAGACCAAAATGGGAGGACGATCGCTCAAGAAAATCGATCGTTAATTGAGCAGTTATTAAGTTTCGATCGACTCTTAATTGCAGGACAAGCAAAAAGTCATTGTGTGGCTTGGACGATTGATGATTTACTCATTGAAATTCAAAAAAAAGACCCGAAATTAGCGCGAAAGATTTATCTTCTTGAAGACTGTACTTCTCCTGTTGTTATTCCTAATGGTGCTGATTTTACCACTCAAGCTGACGAAGCCTTTGCTCGATTTCAAGACGCGGGAATGCACCTGATTCGATCGACGGAAACGATTGACTTTTAG
- the rodA gene encoding rod shape-determining protein RodA has protein sequence MTGFSFSKFSWRNLIAPWQEIDWFLLLLVVGVASWGALTIYSTQINEEVNDWIRHGIMTGIGLLIALFLARWRYNKLLYYFWLVYAVTNISLLMVLVMGVTAKGAQRWISVAGFNLQPSEFAKLGVIISLAAILHRRPAETLPALLQALLVVALPWGLVFLQPDLGTSLVFGAIALGMLYWANANFSWLLLLISPAVAAILFNVYIPAWLSWAGLMFVIAWRTLPGGWLSGCGAIALNFISGGLGNLFWGLLKDYQKNRLILFLDPNKDPLGGGYHLIQSRIAIGAGEMWGRGFTQGTQTQLDFIPEQHTDFIFSAVGEELGFVGTMGLLLLFWLICVRLLMIALKAQDNFGSLLAIGVFCMIFFQVAVNVGMTIGLAPITGLPLPWMSYGRSAILMNFMAIGIVESVANHKQRTTFFS, from the coding sequence ATGACAGGGTTTTCCTTTTCCAAATTCAGTTGGCGCAACTTAATCGCACCTTGGCAAGAAATAGACTGGTTTCTACTGCTCTTAGTGGTCGGTGTTGCCAGTTGGGGGGCTTTAACCATCTATAGCACCCAAATCAACGAGGAAGTCAATGATTGGATTCGTCATGGGATTATGACGGGAATTGGTTTATTGATCGCCCTTTTCCTCGCTCGTTGGCGTTATAATAAATTATTATATTACTTTTGGCTCGTGTATGCGGTCACTAATATTTCCCTGTTGATGGTGCTAGTGATGGGAGTGACGGCAAAAGGAGCGCAACGATGGATTAGTGTCGCGGGATTTAATCTCCAGCCGTCAGAGTTTGCTAAGTTAGGGGTGATTATTAGTTTAGCCGCTATTCTCCATCGTCGTCCTGCCGAAACCTTACCAGCACTGTTGCAAGCGTTACTGGTGGTGGCTCTACCTTGGGGGTTAGTCTTTCTACAACCAGATTTAGGAACGTCTTTAGTTTTTGGGGCGATCGCTCTCGGAATGCTGTATTGGGCAAATGCCAACTTCAGTTGGTTACTTTTGTTGATTTCTCCTGCTGTCGCGGCGATTCTGTTTAATGTTTATATTCCCGCTTGGCTGAGTTGGGCAGGATTAATGTTTGTCATTGCTTGGCGCACACTGCCAGGGGGCTGGTTATCTGGATGCGGCGCGATCGCCCTCAATTTCATTTCTGGGGGCTTAGGAAACCTGTTTTGGGGACTCCTCAAGGACTATCAAAAAAACCGCCTGATTCTCTTTTTAGACCCCAATAAAGACCCTCTCGGTGGCGGTTATCATCTCATTCAATCTCGCATCGCGATCGGTGCGGGAGAAATGTGGGGAAGAGGCTTCACACAAGGCACACAGACTCAATTAGATTTTATTCCTGAACAACATACAGACTTTATTTTTAGTGCGGTTGGCGAGGAGTTAGGCTTTGTGGGAACGATGGGGTTACTCTTGCTGTTCTGGCTAATCTGTGTCAGACTACTAATGATTGCCCTGAAAGCGCAAGATAATTTTGGTTCTTTACTGGCGATCGGCGTTTTCTGTATGATCTTCTTTCAGGTCGCTGTTAACGTCGGGATGACGATCGGACTCGCTCCCATCACTGGCTTACCGCTTCCCTGGATGAGTTACGGACGATCAGCAATTCTAATGAATTTTATGGCGATCGGAATTGTCGAATCGGTTGCGAATCATAAGCAACGCACCACCTTTTTTAGTTAG
- a CDS encoding DUF7718 family protein yields the protein MAVIRADDFDGAPHLDIHSPNGTTTKRWLNDYGDNKINMKAARQFLLKNWEAERRRYENELYSK from the coding sequence ATCGCTGTAATTCGGGCGGATGATTTTGACGGGGCTCCCCACTTAGATATTCACTCACCAAATGGCACAACTACTAAAAGGTGGCTTAATGACTATGGTGATAATAAGATTAATATGAAGGCTGCTCGTCAGTTTCTTCTTAAAAATTGGGAAGCAGAAAGGAGACGATATGAAAATGAACTATACTCCAAGTGA